Within the Gloeobacter kilaueensis JS1 genome, the region GCTACGGCCAGGACAAAGTCGAAATGATCAGCGTCGCCCCCCAGGATCTGCTGCAGGTTGCAAAGGCCCTGCGCGAAGCCGGGTTCAACTACCTGCGGCTGCAGTGCGGCTACGACGAGGGGGCAGGCGAAAGGCTCGTGAGCGTCTACCAGCTCACCCAGGTGGGCGACAATCTGCGCACGCCCCCCGAGGTGCGGCTGAAGGTCTTCTTGCCCCGCGACAACCCGAGGGTGCCCTCGGTCTATTGGCTCTGGAAGGCGGCGGACTGGCAGGAGCGCGAGTCGTTCGACATGTTCGGCATCGTCTACGAGGGCCATCCCAACTTGATCCGTATCCTGAGCCAGGAAGATGTCATGGGCTGGCCCCTGCGCAAGGACTACGTCACCCCGGATCTCTACGAGTTGCAGGACGCCTACTGAGCGTCCGGCTGGCGCGGGTCATCGAAGAAGCGCTTTGCCAGGTACTGTGCTCCTTCGCGGAGCACCGTCGTGGCGACATTGGTGAGCACGGTGGCCACCAGGGTGTTCTGCCCCGTCTGCTTGATCAGCTCTGCTTCGCGGCGCGTGGGCGTTGCCCCCGGTTTCGCCGGGCGGTTGCTGCGGCTGGGGCGACCACCTGGCAGGGCAAAACCCGCGACGATCCCTGCTGCCGCTGCCAGAGCAACGGCCTGATAAGGGTAGCGGTAGAGCCACAGCTGCCAGCTCATATTGGCGCGTAGCTGCTGCTGCAACAGGGCGGTCGTCTGGGAGATCTGGGCGCGGGTGCGCCGGATTTCCCGCTCGGCGGGCAACTGCTCGGCCTCACTCACGCTACTGGCCGCTTTGATGTCGTCGCGGTCCTGTCGGGTTATTGCTTGCGTGTCAGCCATGCGATCGTCTCCTGGGTTTCTTCGCGGGTGCGGATA harbors:
- a CDS encoding NAD(P)H-quinone oxidoreductase subunit J; translated protein: METPPAENTAIEPVQPGPYTLLLQQQNLSAEFLGYGQDKVEMISVAPQDLLQVAKALREAGFNYLRLQCGYDEGAGERLVSVYQLTQVGDNLRTPPEVRLKVFLPRDNPRVPSVYWLWKAADWQERESFDMFGIVYEGHPNLIRILSQEDVMGWPLRKDYVTPDLYELQDAY